The DNA sequence GGTTATTTCGATCAGTTACCATCGCGGGTGCAAGCCCGGGTTGCGCGCCGATCCAAACCGGCGTTTTCAATCAGTTGGTCGTGGCAGCGTACGATGACATCGCTGGCGGGTGCCGGTCTGATTGCGGTACTTGTCTGGCAAACATTACCCCAACGGCAGGAATCGCTGGGCAATGAAGCGCTAACGGGCGTGAGCGACGATGTGATTGCAGCCTACCTGGATGACCAGGGTATCGACGCCAATGAACTGGCCGACAGTCAGCAATTACACTCATCACTGGGGAACGATACCACTGCCATTCAGTACCTGAACGTGCAACCAGCCGACATTCAGACACTGATTGATGAGCAGACGATAATGGATCTCCAGCATACAGGCTCCTGATTTTTAAGCATGGTTAATTTTACTGCAATGAAACACGTATTGATTGGCTGGCTGATTGTACTGACCCTGACAGCTCATTCGGCCCTGGGTCAGAATGACATGAATGGGCGTCAGAAGATTGAATCGGCAAAAATTGGTATGATTACCAATCGGCTGAATTTAACCCCTGACCAGGCTCCCCAGTTTTGGGCCATCTATAATGAATATAGCGGCAAAAAACAGGAGCTTAACCGGCGTGTTCGCCAACTGAACAACGAACCGGGACGTAGTAACCTCAACAACGACCAACTCCTGAATGGGCTGCGCGAGGTGAACGCCACCAAACAGAAACTGGCCGACCTCGACGATGAATACATGGGGCGGTTCCTGAAAGTTATCTCGCCCGCCCAGCTGGCCGAATTGTATAAGACCGAGCAGGTGTTCAACAAGATGCTGCTGCAGCGGTTGAACAAACCAGAATAATTCCAAGTTGATGTACCCCACAGGCGTCGGCCCCAGGCTCACCATTCTGAACGGTGAACCTGGAGCCGACGCCTGTGGGGTATTGACTTAGTACCGGACTACTTTGAAGCGGGAGATCCCCCCGTCGAAGCGAATGGTCATTTTCTTGGCGGCCGCATCGTAGCCGGGGCTGACAAACTCGCCCCCGCCGACATCCGAAAAATCGTCCAGCTGGTCCAGATTGAGGGCTCCGTCTTTCTTGATCCGGCACCCTACTTCTTTCGGTACCCGTACCGTTACCGAAGCGGCTCCAACGTCAAGTTTCACGTCGGATACATCGGCTTTAGCCCCTAATTTCAGATCCAGATCGGCAGCTCCGGCCGCCAGCTTCAAACTCCGGACGGCGTAGGCACTCACGTCCAGATCGCCCTGCCCGGCACCAAGCGCTATATCCATGGTCCAGACGGGTCTGGCATTCAGATGAACGTCGACACGATTTTCGAGCTTGCCGTCCGACAGATCAATGTTGTGATGCTCGTCGGTAGGTTTGAGCTCGATCGTTGGAATACGCGTGGTCGCGTCGCGGTCGACCGACATGGAATAGCTGCCGACGTTTTGCCGCGTATCGGCTTTGATGAGTTCCGCCGTTGGGTCACTGATGGTGAACCGGCCCGCGCCACCCGCCAGCTTCAGCACGGCTTCGCGGGTGTCAGCCGTCATCGACTCCGAGAATGTATTGGCCTGCACATTGTCGGTTACCCGACGCTGGCGCTCCGACTGATACGCTTCGTCCGTATTTTCGTCGTGGTTGTCATCATCGCTCTCCGTATCCTCGTCGTCGCCGTCACGGTCGTTATTATCCTCCTCGTCATCGTCGTGGTTCCAGCGCACCCCATACCGGTCGCGGTCGTGGGCGAAGAAGCCGAAGAGCGTCGTGGGGACAGCCACGGCCAGCATGATGGTGGTGACGAAAGCAGCGGCACTCCCCCGCCGTTCGAGGATGATGTTGATACCGGCCAAAATAAGCAACACCGGCCATAAGTCTACCAGCGAGTGCCAGTTGACGTCCAGCCAGCCCGCCCGGCGGGCCAGAAACAATACCCCGAACGTCAGCAGGAATATGCCCCAGAATAAACCGTTGTTTCGGCGTCGCATGGTTAAAGCGGGTTATTGGGATTGTTGAAATCCGATGGGTTATTGGTTGTGTTGTTCTGGTCGTAGGGAGGCTTGATCCGATCGCGGAAGATGAGCCACAACCCGATGGCGATCAGAATAAAAGGCCACAGATCGCCAAAGTCAATGTCGAAATACCGATCGATGAGGAACATGACACCGAGCAAAATCAGGATGGCTCCGCCGATAAGTCCCCGGTCGGGTGATGCAGGTTGGTTAGGGTTGTATGGATTCATGGAAAAAATTGGGTTTGAATACACGGTTAGTTGGTTGACCGAAGCCCCGTACGGCTGCTTGGGCATGACGATCCACAAGATAGCGTAAATCAGCAGTGCCGGAAAGCCGGGAAGCGGAATGCCGATCAGAAATAGTAGCCGCACCACCGTGCGGTTCAATCCGAAGTACTGGGCTAAGCCCGCACACACGCCCCCAATCATTGCCTCGTCGGAGATACGTTCCAGTCGTTTGTTCATGGCCTTGTTTGCCGGATCGCCGGCCCGTTAAAACCGTAACAAACGTAGCAGGTTGCCGCATTCTGTGGAAATAGAACTGGACAAATGGACGGGGGTATGGATGGAAGTGTGTTTTCAATGATAGTAGGTTATACACAGTAGCGGATAGTGATTGCCGGACTTGCTACGCATACCACCAGCCCTATAGAACCGCCAGCGACCTGGTTTACTTACCGGCGACCGGCCAGGTACCGCCGGATGGGTTCATCATAGATGACCTGTACCAGATAGGCGAACACTCCCAGCAAAATCACCCCGCCCACCACAATCAGCGACAGTTGCAGGTGACCGGGTTTGTGACTGGCCAGGTAGTTACCGAAGATCCACATGACAGCGTAATGAGTCATGTAGAGGGGGTAGGAAAGTCTTCCCAGAAACCGGCACAAGTTGTCAACACGAGCTGGCACCGGGCCGCCCCCCGCGCCGGCCGCGATCAGGATCGGAAAATAGAGCAACACAAGGGCTGGCTCCACAACCCAGTTCCACCGGCTGTAGGGCATCAGAAAGGCCAGCAAGAGCAGCCCCGCCAGACCCACAAACCCCAGGTTATTCTTCAACGTCCAGTTGGCACGGTAGATAAATAGTCCGACCAGAAACGAGTACGCGATTCGGGCTCCGCCGTCCCAGACGTTAGAGCCTGCCCAGCCACCCAGCAGATTCCCCGCCCGGTAACTCACCCAGCCAAGCAAAACGGCTGCCACCACGATCAACACAGACAGGTAGCGCCGACTGATACGGTACAGCACTAGCGCGTAGACGATGTTGGCTACATATTCCCAGAATAATGACCAGGCGGGGGCATTAAAACTGAACAGGTTGAACGCCCGTTCCTTTATAATGGGCAGTGGAATAAGAAAGAGCGAGCAGATGAAGGTCAACACCAGCGTGGCCCGGCTAACCAAACCGGACTGAGCCGCAAAAGGATCAAACAGAAACGCCAACAACCCCAACACCGATCCGAAGACGACCAGGGGATGCAGCCGGATTAGCCGGATCCTGAAAAAAGCGGCACGCCCTACTCGACGGATTCGGTCATCGTAGGCATAGCCGATGACAAAGCCTGACAGGCAAAAGAAGAAGTCGACAGCTAAAAAACCATGGGCGATGAAATTGAGACTGGGATCGGTATACACCCACTCCATGAAGTGAAAGAGGACGATAGCCAGGGCCGCCACCCCGCGCAGTCCGTCCAGAATGGCAATGTGCGGCTTCGTATGTAGCCTGACTGAATTCGTCTCTCCTGTCACCGGGTTGAAATTTCGTTGCGGAACGAATTAGTTATCGACTTCAATGGCTTCCAGAATATCCATCAGCTCACCGAACTCCTTGTTGCCGGGCCGCTCTTCGTCGCCCCCACTGAGGGCGATTCCCTGCACCGGCAGATCGGTCAGGAGATCGTGGACATTATTAACGGAGATACCCGTACCCAGCAGTACGGCATAGCGACCCGCCAGCCGCTGCAGCGCCAGTTTCAAGTCTTCGTCGAAGTGCAGAGGTCCGCTGCTTTCGAGTAAGACATACTCCGCCCCGGACGCGCCCGTGTGGAAAAGCGCATCGAGCTGGTCGAGCGTAAGCTGCGACAGGTTGACGCGCAGAATCAGCCGTTTGCCAAACGTACTCAGGTAGGGCAGCATGGCGGCTTCATCAACCTGTAACAGATCGGGCTGGTACGTCTCAAGGAGCCGCTCAATGGTATCAATATCCGTGGATGTCGTTTCGCCCACGATCAGCACGCCCGCCACCCACGAGCGCATTTCGGTAAATCGGGCAGGATCGACGTAGTCGGCGGAGTCCGTATCCATCGAAAAGCCGAGCATATCGACACCCATACCGGCGCAGTAGCGGGCATCGCTCAAATTCGTAACGTTGGAGATCTTGACGAGGGTTTTCAGGGCCATAGTTTCGGGTATCAGTCTTTAGGTAGCACTGTTCGGGTGCACTAGCCGGGTGCGAAGGTACGGGTAAGCCGCGAATTGTATGAGCATCTCTCCTTACTTCGCTGTTCGCTGCCGGACACCCGCTGTACGATTTCGGACACAGAGACCCGAACAAAACCCCGCTGTAAGCCAGAAAAAGCTGATTGCACAAATTGGCCCTTCATTTGATCGGCATTATCGTATAAAATCAACGGGGTATGAAGCGAGCGTTTCTGGGTGAGTTTGAAGAGGTGGTCCTGCTCACCGTCGCCGTGCTGGATGAAGGGGCCTACGGGGTCAGCATCACGCAGGAGATCGAGCAAAAAACCGGGCGGGCGGTTGGCTTCAGCACCGTGCATACTACGCTGCAGCGACTGACTGAAAAAGGATTTCTAGCATCCCGCATGGGTGGGGCTACGGCCGAACGGGGCGGACGCCGGAAACGCTTCTTCACCGTAACGGCCGCGGGCCGGAAAGCATTGCTCGAAGTCCGGCAGGTGCGGGACGAACTATGGGGGTCGCTGCCACCACAAACCCTGCAACTGATGGGAGGCTGAGTATGCGAACGAACAGACCCCATTCTCCGCCCCGCTGGGCCACTACCCTGCTACGCTGCTGGGCCGACCCCGCCACCCGGGAGGAGGTTGAGGGCGACCTGCTCGAACTTTACAGCGACTGGCTGACGACTGCGGGCAAACGACGCGCCGACTGGCGGTATAGCCTGAATGCCCTGAAATTAGTACGACCACTGACCCAATCGAACATAACAGACTACCCATCCCCCTTTTTTCTCAACGCGTCTATGATCCGCAACTATTTCACCATCGCCTGGCGCAACCTGATCCGCAACAAAGCGTTCTCGGGTATCAACATCCTGGGCCTTGCCCTCGGTATGACCTGTAGCATACTGATTCTGCTCTGGGTGCAGGACGAACGGAGCATCGATGCTTTCCACGCAAACGGCAGCCAGTTGTACCAGGTGTACGAACGGCAGGAGTATGACGGTACGGTCGAAGCCAATTACTTCACGCAGGGGCTGCTGGCCGACGAGTTAAAGCAGGTTATTCCCGAGGTGCAGCGCGCCAGCAGCCTGGACGATATCAACGCCATCGCTTTCGAGGCAGGTAACAGGATTTATAAGTTGAACGGCACGTTTGCCGGTGCCGACTTCTTTCAGATGTTTAGCTATCCCCTGCTACAGGGAACGCCCGCCACGGCCCTGAATCGCCCGGGCAGCATTGCCATCTCGCGCCGGATGGCCGGGCAGTTTTTCGGCAGTGCAGATGAGGCCATCGGAAAATCCATTCGTTATCAGAATAAAGAAGAGCTGCAGGTGACAGCCGTGTTCGAGAACATCCCGGCCAATTCCTCCCAGCAGTTCGACTTTCTGCGGCCTTGGGTCGACTTCGTCAAGCTCAACCCGTGGGCGAAAAACTGGGGTAACACCAATCCTCTCACCTTCGTGCAGCTACGGCCCGGCACCGATCCGGTAAAAGTCGAAGCAAAGATCAAGGATTTCGTTTACCGGTACCGGGCTAAAAACCCGGGCTCCCGCACCGAACTGGCCCTGCAACCCTACGCCGAGAAGTACCTGCACGCAACGTTCAAGAACGGCCGGATCGACGGGGGGCGTATTGAATACGTTCGCCTGTTCAGCCTGGTTGCCCTGTTCATCCTGCTTATTGCCTGCGTCAACTTCATGAACCTGGCCACCGCCCGTTCCACCAAACGAGCCAAAGAAGTAGGCGTTCGTAAGGTAGTCGGGGCGCTTCGCTCCGCGCTGATCGGGCAGTTCGTGGGAGAGGCCCTGCTTATCACATCCCTCGCCATCATCCTTGCCGTAGCGCTGGCCTGGCTACTCCTACCCGGCTTCAATACCCTGACCGGCAAGCAGTTGAACCTGCCCATTGGCGAGCCCCGGTTCTGGGCCCTGCTGCTTGGCCTGCTCCTACTGACCGGTTTTCTATCGGGTAGTTATCCGGCACTGTTTCTGTCGTCGCTGAGCCCGTCGCGCGTTTTGAAGGGAGGTTTGTCGGTGAACGCAGGAGCCGCCTTTTTCCGGAAAGGACTGGTCGTTTTCCAGTTCTCGCTGTCCATTATGCTCATCGTCGGCATGATTGTGATGTATCGGCAAACCAGTTACATCCAAACCAAGAACCTTGGCTACAACCGTGAGAATCTTCTGTACATCCCGATAGAGGGCGATTTAACCGCTAAATACGAGCTGCTTAAAAGCGAAGCGACCAAGCTGCCCGGTGTCCTCAGCGTATCCCAGATGCGCGAATCACCTACCCAAATCGGTCACCACATCAACGATGTCGGCTGGGCGGGTAAAGACCCCACGCTGGTTACCTCCTTTGCCAATACGGCCGTGGGCTACGACTTCGTGAAGACAATGAAACTGCACCTGAGCGAGGGCCGGGATTTTGACCGGAGTTTTGGTACCGACTCCCTTGGGTACCTCATCAACGAAACTGCTCTGGCCAGAATCGGCTACAAAGACCCTGTTGGCAAGCCCCTGTCCTGGGGCCAGCGCAAAGGTACCATCGTTGGCGTACTGAAAGATTTTCATTTCACCACCATGCACCAGGCCATTGAACCCCTGATCATTCGACTGGACGGCAACCGGCAGTGGGGTACTGTCCTGGTCCGTACCGAAGCCGGAAAAACCAGCGAAGTCCTGGCTGGCCTGGAAGCCCTGTGCCGGGATCTGAACCCGAAGTTCCCATTCAGTTACCAGTTCTCAGACCAGGAATACGACAAGCTCTACCGGAGCGAACGAATTGTCAGTCAACTGGCCAGTTACTTTGCCCTGCTGGCCATTGTCATCTCGTGTCTGGGTCTGTTTGGCCTGTCGACATTTACCGCCGAGCAGCGCACCAAAGAAATCGGCGTTCGCAAAGTACTGGGGGCCTCGGTGGCCAGCGTCGTGGCCCTGCTGTCGACTGATTTCCTCAAACTGGTCGTCATTGCCTTGCTGATTGCCTCCCCCATTTCCTGGTTCGTCATGAACCAGTGGCTGGGCGGGTTCGTGTACAGAATCGATGTCGAATGGTGGATGCTCGCCGTGGCGGGGGTCATGGCTATTTGCATCGCCTTTCTGACGATCAGCTTTCAGAGTATCAAAGCCGCCCTCATGAATCCAGTCAACAGCTTACGGAGCGAGTAACCATGAAGCCCCCTGTTCAGCCTTCGCCACCCCGCTGGGCCACCTGGCTATTAAGCCGGTTTGGTCACCCTGATACGCTCGAGGACGTAGCCGGTGACCTGCTCGAACTCTACAGCTACTGGCTGCCGACGGTGGGCAAGCGACGCGCCGACTGGCGGTATATGCTGAATGTTTTTACGTTACTGAGGCCCCTAGCCTCATCAAAACGACCATCTGAATACGCTTCTCCCCTTTTATCAAGTCCCGTTATGATACGCAACTACGTAAAAATCGCCTGGCGCAATCTGATTCGAAACAAGGTTTTCTCGGGTATCAACCTGCTGGGCCTATCTACGGGCATTACGGTATGCCTGCTGATTTTTCTGTTCATCATGAACGAGTTCAGCGTCGATAATTTCCACAAAAATGGAAATAACATCTACCGGGTTATGCGAGGCATTGAAAATGAGGGCAAAGAGATAGCCGTCTCTTACCTCTCTGGCCCTTATGCACCCGCCTTGCTGACCGACTTCAGGGGCCAGATCGCCCAGGCAGTGCGCGTAAATCCGACCGACGCCCTGGTGACCAGCCAGGACCAATCGTTTCACGAGCGTAAAATCATTGATGCTGACCCTAACTTTTTCACTTTCTTCTCTTTCCCCTTGCTGAAAGGTGATCCAGCCACCGTATTAGCCGACCCGGCGAGTGTCGTCCTTACCGAATCTACCGCCCGGAAATACTTTGGCAGCACTGACAATGCCCTGGGTAAAATCGTGAAAATCGATAAAAATCTGGCCGTAAAAGTTACGGGTATTGCGCAGGACGTACCAGCTAACTCTCACCTGGATTTTGACCTGGTGGTACCGCTGGAAAACTACAAAGACCGGAGTTATATGAACGTCTGGATTAACAACGGTCTGTACACCTACGTGCAACTGGCCCCTTCGGTCAGCGCAGCCCAGGTAGAGCGTAGTTTCCCACAGTTCATGGATAAGCACATGGGCCAAATCATGAAGGAGGCCGGTTACCAGTTCAGCTTATCGCTCACACCGTTAAAGGACATCTACTTTGAGGAGTCGGCTATCGACAGCGTAAAGCACGGCGACAAGAAAGTTGTCTACATCTTCCTGTCAATTGCCATACTCATCCTGCTGGTGGCCTGCATCAATTTCATGAACCTGTCGACCGTTCGGGCGGTGGAGCGATCGAAAGAGATTGGCGTCCGTAAAGTACTGGGAGCCATTAAAGGGCACCTCGTCTGGCAGTTTATCGGGGAGTCGCTATTGCTGGCAGCCTTCTCATGCCTAATCGCCATCGGCTTACTGACCCTGGTTTTACCCTTTTACAAACAACTACTGGGCTACCCGCTGAACCTGGCTGTCTACGCGTTTCCGATTGCGCTGTTCATGATCGGCATCATTACGGTGGTGGGATTTCTGGCCGGTAGTTACCCCGCCTTTGTCCTGGCAGCATTCTCGCCCATCCAGTCGTTGAAAGGTAAATTACGGCTCGGTAAAGGAGGTACATCGCTACGGCAGATGCTGGTGGTCGTGCAGTTCAGCATTTCGATCCTGCTCATGCTCGGCACTGCCATTGGTACGCAGCAGATGAGCTACCTCAAAAACAGGCACCTGGGCTACAACAAAGAGCAGACGCTGGTAGTCCCCATCGACAATGAGGATATCTATAATTTCTTCCTGAACCACAAACCCGAACTACTGGCCCAGAGCCGCGTCGAGGCTGTGTCGATGATGTCGGGTGAGCCGGGCGGTTTTTTCGACGGGTTGATGTTCGATGTTGAAGGACATTCCAACCGGTGGAAGTCGCGAACAGAATTTGCTGATTTCGATTTCGTCAAAACGCTGGGGCTGAAAATCATTGCGGGGCGGGACTTTTCGCCCCAGTTTCCTTCCGATACGACGCGGGCGGCCCTGATCAACC is a window from the Spirosoma rigui genome containing:
- the trpF gene encoding phosphoribosylanthranilate isomerase; this translates as MALKTLVKISNVTNLSDARYCAGMGVDMLGFSMDTDSADYVDPARFTEMRSWVAGVLIVGETTSTDIDTIERLLETYQPDLLQVDEAAMLPYLSTFGKRLILRVNLSQLTLDQLDALFHTGASGAEYVLLESSGPLHFDEDLKLALQRLAGRYAVLLGTGISVNNVHDLLTDLPVQGIALSGGDEERPGNKEFGELMDILEAIEVDN
- a CDS encoding PspC domain-containing protein, encoding MNKRLERISDEAMIGGVCAGLAQYFGLNRTVVRLLFLIGIPLPGFPALLIYAILWIVMPKQPYGASVNQLTVYSNPIFSMNPYNPNQPASPDRGLIGGAILILLGVMFLIDRYFDIDFGDLWPFILIAIGLWLIFRDRIKPPYDQNNTTNNPSDFNNPNNPL
- a CDS encoding PadR family transcriptional regulator produces the protein MKRAFLGEFEEVVLLTVAVLDEGAYGVSITQEIEQKTGRAVGFSTVHTTLQRLTEKGFLASRMGGATAERGGRRKRFFTVTAAGRKALLEVRQVRDELWGSLPPQTLQLMGG
- a CDS encoding LiaI-LiaF-like domain-containing protein yields the protein MRRRNNGLFWGIFLLTFGVLFLARRAGWLDVNWHSLVDLWPVLLILAGINIILERRGSAAAFVTTIMLAVAVPTTLFGFFAHDRDRYGVRWNHDDDEEDNNDRDGDDEDTESDDDNHDENTDEAYQSERQRRVTDNVQANTFSESMTADTREAVLKLAGGAGRFTISDPTAELIKADTRQNVGSYSMSVDRDATTRIPTIELKPTDEHHNIDLSDGKLENRVDVHLNARPVWTMDIALGAGQGDLDVSAYAVRSLKLAAGAADLDLKLGAKADVSDVKLDVGAASVTVRVPKEVGCRIKKDGALNLDQLDDFSDVGGGEFVSPGYDAAAKKMTIRFDGGISRFKVVRY
- a CDS encoding ABC transporter permease: MRTNRPHSPPRWATTLLRCWADPATREEVEGDLLELYSDWLTTAGKRRADWRYSLNALKLVRPLTQSNITDYPSPFFLNASMIRNYFTIAWRNLIRNKAFSGINILGLALGMTCSILILLWVQDERSIDAFHANGSQLYQVYERQEYDGTVEANYFTQGLLADELKQVIPEVQRASSLDDINAIAFEAGNRIYKLNGTFAGADFFQMFSYPLLQGTPATALNRPGSIAISRRMAGQFFGSADEAIGKSIRYQNKEELQVTAVFENIPANSSQQFDFLRPWVDFVKLNPWAKNWGNTNPLTFVQLRPGTDPVKVEAKIKDFVYRYRAKNPGSRTELALQPYAEKYLHATFKNGRIDGGRIEYVRLFSLVALFILLIACVNFMNLATARSTKRAKEVGVRKVVGALRSALIGQFVGEALLITSLAIILAVALAWLLLPGFNTLTGKQLNLPIGEPRFWALLLGLLLLTGFLSGSYPALFLSSLSPSRVLKGGLSVNAGAAFFRKGLVVFQFSLSIMLIVGMIVMYRQTSYIQTKNLGYNRENLLYIPIEGDLTAKYELLKSEATKLPGVLSVSQMRESPTQIGHHINDVGWAGKDPTLVTSFANTAVGYDFVKTMKLHLSEGRDFDRSFGTDSLGYLINETALARIGYKDPVGKPLSWGQRKGTIVGVLKDFHFTTMHQAIEPLIIRLDGNRQWGTVLVRTEAGKTSEVLAGLEALCRDLNPKFPFSYQFSDQEYDKLYRSERIVSQLASYFALLAIVISCLGLFGLSTFTAEQRTKEIGVRKVLGASVASVVALLSTDFLKLVVIALLIASPISWFVMNQWLGGFVYRIDVEWWMLAVAGVMAICIAFLTISFQSIKAALMNPVNSLRSE
- a CDS encoding ABC transporter permease, whose product is MKPPVQPSPPRWATWLLSRFGHPDTLEDVAGDLLELYSYWLPTVGKRRADWRYMLNVFTLLRPLASSKRPSEYASPLLSSPVMIRNYVKIAWRNLIRNKVFSGINLLGLSTGITVCLLIFLFIMNEFSVDNFHKNGNNIYRVMRGIENEGKEIAVSYLSGPYAPALLTDFRGQIAQAVRVNPTDALVTSQDQSFHERKIIDADPNFFTFFSFPLLKGDPATVLADPASVVLTESTARKYFGSTDNALGKIVKIDKNLAVKVTGIAQDVPANSHLDFDLVVPLENYKDRSYMNVWINNGLYTYVQLAPSVSAAQVERSFPQFMDKHMGQIMKEAGYQFSLSLTPLKDIYFEESAIDSVKHGDKKVVYIFLSIAILILLVACINFMNLSTVRAVERSKEIGVRKVLGAIKGHLVWQFIGESLLLAAFSCLIAIGLLTLVLPFYKQLLGYPLNLAVYAFPIALFMIGIITVVGFLAGSYPAFVLAAFSPIQSLKGKLRLGKGGTSLRQMLVVVQFSISILLMLGTAIGTQQMSYLKNRHLGYNKEQTLVVPIDNEDIYNFFLNHKPELLAQSRVEAVSMMSGEPGGFFDGLMFDVEGHSNRWKSRTEFADFDFVKTLGLKIIAGRDFSPQFPSDTTRAALINRTAAARLGWTPEQAVGKWLKNTLRDSTNRIIVGVIDDFNFLSLKEAMEPLVITAANDRRTALIRLKPGNLTATVDMIQQVYAKTRPAYPLEYHFLDQQFDQLYRTDLRQQTILSVFAGLAIFIACLGLFGLATFSAQQRTKEIGVRKVLGASVGSIVELLSRDFLKPVGIAILVASPIAWYAMSQWLQQFAYRIDIGWWPFALTGLLAVGIALLTVSFQSIKAALMNPVRSLRSE
- a CDS encoding acyltransferase family protein; this translates as MTGETNSVRLHTKPHIAILDGLRGVAALAIVLFHFMEWVYTDPSLNFIAHGFLAVDFFFCLSGFVIGYAYDDRIRRVGRAAFFRIRLIRLHPLVVFGSVLGLLAFLFDPFAAQSGLVSRATLVLTFICSLFLIPLPIIKERAFNLFSFNAPAWSLFWEYVANIVYALVLYRISRRYLSVLIVVAAVLLGWVSYRAGNLLGGWAGSNVWDGGARIAYSFLVGLFIYRANWTLKNNLGFVGLAGLLLLAFLMPYSRWNWVVEPALVLLYFPILIAAGAGGGPVPARVDNLCRFLGRLSYPLYMTHYAVMWIFGNYLASHKPGHLQLSLIVVGGVILLGVFAYLVQVIYDEPIRRYLAGRR